One part of the Enterococcus sp. DIV1094 genome encodes these proteins:
- a CDS encoding glycoside hydrolase family 1 protein — protein MTTYQFPEKFWWGSAASGPQTEGRILGDDKGDNIFDYWFSKEPEKFFDQVGPGKASQVYTKYKEDVQLMKQTGHNSFRTSIQWSRLIPDETGNVNPQAVAFYNSYFDELIAHGIEPFVNLYHFDMPMYLQEKGGWLARETVEAYETYAKTCFELFGTKIKKWFTHNEPIVPVEAGYLYRWHYPEESDMKKAVQVGYHEALSSALAIKAYHESEQDGKIGIILNLTPSYPRDENNPEDVKAAKIADAFFNRSFLDPAVKGDFPQELIEIVTDLAILPEMEEGDLAIIKNNTVDLLGINYYQPRRVKAKESAVDHKNGPMPEDYFDNYEMPGRKMNPYRGWEIYEQGIYDILINVRDNYGNIDCFISENGMGVENEARFIEEDGMIHDDYRIEFVQEHLKYVHQAIEEGANCLGYHMWTCMDNWSWTNAYKNRYGFISVDLADGKRTIKKSGYWFKEVSEQNGFSV, from the coding sequence ATGACAACTTATCAATTTCCAGAAAAATTTTGGTGGGGTTCCGCAGCTAGTGGACCACAAACAGAAGGACGCATACTTGGCGATGATAAAGGCGACAATATTTTTGATTATTGGTTTTCAAAAGAGCCAGAAAAATTCTTTGATCAAGTAGGTCCAGGAAAAGCGTCTCAAGTTTATACGAAATATAAAGAAGATGTGCAGTTGATGAAACAGACTGGTCATAATTCTTTTCGAACATCTATTCAATGGAGTCGCTTGATTCCAGATGAAACAGGTAACGTAAATCCACAAGCAGTCGCATTTTATAACAGCTATTTTGATGAACTGATTGCTCATGGCATCGAGCCATTTGTCAATTTGTATCATTTTGATATGCCGATGTACCTTCAGGAAAAAGGTGGTTGGTTGGCTCGTGAAACTGTCGAAGCCTATGAGACATATGCTAAAACTTGTTTTGAATTATTCGGGACAAAGATAAAAAAATGGTTCACGCACAATGAGCCGATCGTTCCTGTTGAGGCTGGCTATTTATATCGTTGGCATTATCCTGAAGAATCAGATATGAAAAAGGCAGTCCAAGTTGGCTATCATGAGGCGTTATCTTCTGCTTTAGCTATCAAAGCCTATCATGAGTCTGAGCAAGATGGAAAAATCGGGATCATTTTGAATTTGACGCCTAGTTATCCAAGAGATGAAAACAATCCTGAAGATGTGAAAGCAGCGAAAATTGCTGATGCCTTTTTCAATCGTTCCTTTTTAGATCCTGCGGTCAAAGGGGATTTTCCACAAGAATTGATTGAAATCGTGACAGACCTCGCGATTCTTCCTGAGATGGAAGAAGGAGATTTAGCGATCATCAAAAATAATACTGTCGATCTATTAGGTATCAATTATTATCAACCACGGCGAGTAAAAGCAAAAGAATCAGCAGTTGATCACAAGAACGGTCCAATGCCAGAAGATTACTTTGATAACTATGAAATGCCGGGACGTAAAATGAATCCTTATCGCGGTTGGGAAATCTATGAACAAGGCATTTACGACATTTTGATCAATGTTCGTGATAACTATGGTAATATCGACTGCTTTATCTCAGAAAATGGCATGGGTGTTGAAAATGAAGCACGTTTTATTGAAGAAGATGGGATGATCCATGATGATTACCGCATCGAATTTGTTCAAGAACATTTAAAATATGTCCATCAAGCAATCGAAGAAGGAGCGAACTGCTTAGGTTATCATATGTGGACGTGTATGGACAATTGGTCATGGACGAATGCTTATAAGAATCGCTATGGTTTTATTTCAGTTGACCTAGCAGATGGCAAACGAACGATCAAAAAATCTGGATACTGGTTCAAAGAAGTATCTGAACAAAATGGATTCTCTGTTTGA
- a CDS encoding deoxynucleoside kinase, protein MSVILISGTIGAGKSSLTDMLAKKIDSKPFYENVEDNEVLPLFYSNPEQYAFLLQIFFLNKRFLAMKNALNHDDNVLDRSIYEDSLLFHLNADLGRVSDIEVQQYDNLLDTMLHELDDVAPKKRPDLLVHIKVSLDTMLERIKKRGREYEQLESDETLYQYYRSLNERYDQWYEDFDVCPKIQIDGDAFDFVERPEDAQVVIEQIEAKLAELEEQQAGSYYTDNQHAKGQKLD, encoded by the coding sequence ATGTCAGTGATATTGATTTCAGGAACAATTGGTGCAGGAAAGAGCAGTTTGACCGACATGCTTGCCAAAAAGATTGATTCAAAACCATTTTATGAAAATGTAGAGGACAACGAGGTACTACCTTTGTTTTACTCAAATCCAGAACAATATGCGTTTTTATTGCAAATTTTCTTTTTAAATAAACGTTTTTTAGCAATGAAAAATGCCTTGAACCATGACGACAACGTATTGGATCGTTCGATCTATGAAGACAGTTTATTGTTTCATCTAAATGCTGATCTAGGACGTGTATCAGACATTGAAGTTCAACAATACGATAACTTATTGGACACGATGCTTCATGAATTAGATGATGTTGCTCCTAAAAAAAGACCAGATTTACTCGTGCATATCAAAGTTTCTCTTGATACGATGCTGGAACGAATCAAAAAACGTGGACGTGAGTATGAACAATTGGAAAGTGATGAAACACTTTATCAGTATTACCGATCATTAAATGAACGATATGATCAATGGTATGAAGACTTCGATGTTTGTCCTAAGATCCAAATCGATGGAGATGCCTTCGATTTTGTCGAAAGACCTGAAGATGCACAAGTGGTGATTGAACAGATCGAAGCGAAGTTAGCTGAATTAGAAGAGCAACAAGCTGGAAGTTACTACACCGACAATCAACACGCAAAAGGTCAAAAGTTAGACTAG
- a CDS encoding nucleoside 2-deoxyribosyltransferase: MSYIYLAGPFFSEEQTERIARVEKALTANPTMDSFYSPRHHQHSNYEMFSEGWAQEVYERDMKELQAADLVVGILDFEHQTIDPGTAYELGVATMMDKPIIIFQEESVPTNLMITQSLHSYVKSIEAIETYDFKMLPKSVYKGEYL; encoded by the coding sequence ATGAGTTATATTTATTTAGCAGGACCTTTTTTTTCAGAAGAACAAACCGAGCGCATTGCTCGTGTTGAAAAGGCATTGACTGCCAATCCTACAATGGATAGTTTTTATTCACCAAGGCACCATCAACATAGTAATTATGAGATGTTCAGTGAAGGATGGGCACAAGAGGTCTACGAAAGAGATATGAAAGAGTTACAGGCAGCAGATTTGGTTGTGGGGATATTAGATTTTGAACATCAGACGATCGATCCAGGTACTGCTTATGAATTAGGCGTTGCCACGATGATGGATAAACCGATCATCATTTTCCAAGAAGAAAGTGTACCGACTAATTTGATGATCACACAAAGTTTGCATTCATATGTAAAATCGATCGAAGCAATCGAAACATATGATTTCAAGATGTTGCCAAAAAGCGTCTATAAAGGCGAATACTTATAG
- a CDS encoding TIGR00730 family Rossman fold protein, which yields MKLTIFCGSRFGHDQKYLLLAETIGKYMVEKQIELVYGGSNSGIMGVFSRTILENGGQVTGIYPVGLFSDELPKTDVTTFIPTETIDKRKELLFEQGDAVLVYPGGLGTLEEFSQLLSWMAIGLIPEKPIGILDVQGYYSNLKDLLGHFVSEGFMSEKWLDQLYFSNDPFKLIDQLCAVEEQTKSMMQEIK from the coding sequence TTGAAGTTAACAATTTTTTGTGGTTCCCGTTTCGGACACGATCAGAAGTATCTTCTTTTGGCTGAAACGATTGGAAAATATATGGTAGAAAAACAAATCGAATTAGTATATGGTGGCTCAAACTCCGGTATTATGGGTGTATTTAGTCGCACGATTTTAGAAAATGGCGGACAAGTAACGGGGATCTATCCTGTGGGGCTGTTTTCTGACGAATTACCTAAAACAGATGTAACGACGTTTATTCCAACGGAAACGATCGATAAGCGTAAAGAATTACTATTTGAACAAGGTGATGCAGTGTTGGTTTATCCTGGTGGGCTGGGCACACTGGAAGAATTCTCACAATTGCTTTCATGGATGGCCATCGGTTTGATTCCAGAAAAGCCGATCGGTATCTTGGATGTTCAGGGGTATTATTCAAATTTGAAAGATTTGCTTGGGCACTTTGTGAGTGAAGGATTCATGTCAGAAAAATGGCTAGATCAACTTTATTTTTCAAATGATCCTTTTAAGTTGATCGATCAATTATGTGCAGTAGAAGAACAAACAAAATCAATGATGCAGGAGATTAAATAA